One Burkholderia thailandensis E264 genomic window carries:
- a CDS encoding YdaS family helix-turn-helix protein, with amino-acid sequence MDLRTYLDAERGRLVKLAEAIGAHASDISAWANRRRPVPIPFGWPIEQATMGAVGRRDLFPLNVVRDVWPDLVGETGQPL; translated from the coding sequence ATGGATCTGAGAACCTACCTCGACGCGGAGCGCGGCCGGCTTGTCAAATTGGCTGAAGCCATCGGCGCTCACGCCTCTGATATCAGCGCATGGGCCAATCGGCGTAGACCAGTGCCAATACCGTTCGGCTGGCCTATCGAGCAGGCGACGATGGGCGCCGTTGGTCGGCGTGATCTCTTTCCTCTCAACGTAGTTCGAGACGTGTGGCCCGATCTCGTCGGAGAGACGGGGCAGCCTCTATAA
- a CDS encoding phosphoadenosine phosphosulfate reductase family protein, with product MSERPTLHVVSLSGGKDSTATLCVALEQHGSENVRAVMADTGNEDEQNLEYALDYLPRALGIPVDVVRADFTDEFATKRANLARIAAGEPESAVYGKREFMYRWTPEAAARALEVLHPTGIPFLDLCLVRGGFPSRKRQFCTQYLKTEQLVGYALREIDRGYAVWSWQGVRIDESDSRRERLQGTGACVKAFEVVGGGLFNYRPILRWSAADVFEAHAAAGIRPNPLYRQGMSRVGCMPCINAGKLELREIARRFPEHVERIAEWERLVSEVCRPGSPVSFFHQGTTGHTGQASTIWKVVDWSKTSRGGRQYDLLADAEPATACSSAYGLCE from the coding sequence GTGAGCGAGCGCCCAACCCTCCACGTCGTTTCTCTGTCCGGCGGCAAGGACAGTACCGCGACGCTGTGCGTCGCACTCGAACAGCACGGTTCGGAGAACGTGCGTGCTGTGATGGCGGATACCGGAAACGAGGATGAGCAGAACCTCGAATACGCGCTCGACTATTTGCCTCGCGCGCTCGGTATCCCGGTGGACGTAGTGCGGGCCGACTTCACTGACGAATTTGCGACAAAGCGAGCGAACCTTGCGCGGATCGCCGCCGGCGAACCTGAGTCAGCCGTGTACGGCAAGCGCGAGTTCATGTACCGCTGGACGCCCGAGGCGGCCGCACGAGCGCTTGAAGTGCTACATCCGACCGGAATCCCATTCCTTGACCTTTGCCTTGTCCGCGGCGGATTTCCATCACGCAAGCGGCAGTTCTGCACGCAGTACCTGAAGACCGAGCAACTTGTCGGCTACGCATTGCGTGAGATCGACCGCGGCTACGCGGTGTGGTCGTGGCAGGGCGTTCGCATTGACGAGAGCGATTCGCGTCGAGAGCGTCTTCAGGGTACGGGCGCGTGCGTGAAGGCATTCGAGGTGGTCGGCGGCGGCCTTTTCAATTACCGCCCCATTCTGCGCTGGAGTGCCGCCGACGTATTCGAAGCGCACGCGGCGGCCGGCATTCGACCAAATCCGCTGTACCGGCAAGGCATGTCGCGCGTTGGCTGCATGCCATGCATCAACGCCGGGAAGTTGGAACTGCGAGAGATCGCGCGCCGGTTTCCCGAGCACGTCGAGCGCATTGCGGAATGGGAGCGTCTCGTGTCCGAAGTCTGCAGGCCGGGTAGCCCAGTCTCGTTCTTTCATCAGGGCACAACGGGCCATACGGGACAGGCGTCCACGATTTGGAAGGTCGTCGACTGGTCGAAGACGAGCCGCGGCGGCCGTCAATACGACCTTCTCGCGGACGCAGAACCTGCGACGGCATGCTCGTCCGCATACGGGCTCTGCGAATAG
- a CDS encoding tyrosine-type recombinase/integrase: MAARRRNADRRNWPANLYQNSAGYFWYKNTATGKSYGLGRDFKVASAQARTANAELLHRAGDVSLINRIDGGKLTLDQWCDKYLQKFEASGKAGNTIKSVQSQIRAIKAAPFSTQSLMRVSTKEINDYIEGITESRGATITAKIRSRLQDVFRSAEAAGHIELGKNPAIPVKAPPVDVSRDRLTLDDFNAIVARTREDSTRCWAANAFELALLTGQRLSDIAAMTFDQVKDGFLWVEPIKSQGKVKLKIPVHVGLSSVKLTIEAVIKRCRDSVVSKHMVHFIHQRGSVKPGQKVYHDTISKTFAEMRDVAGITGREGRNPPSFHEIRSLAIRLYSDEYGPAFAQALVGHTSAQMTALYRDNRGREWTEVKLAQSK, translated from the coding sequence GTGGCCGCTAGACGAAGGAATGCGGATCGCAGGAACTGGCCAGCCAATCTGTATCAGAATTCGGCTGGCTACTTTTGGTACAAGAATACGGCCACTGGAAAATCCTACGGCTTAGGGAGAGATTTCAAGGTGGCGTCCGCCCAAGCTCGAACTGCAAATGCAGAACTGCTGCACCGTGCTGGCGACGTGTCACTAATCAATCGGATCGATGGAGGTAAGCTAACGCTGGATCAGTGGTGCGACAAGTACCTACAAAAGTTTGAGGCATCAGGCAAAGCTGGCAATACGATCAAATCCGTTCAGTCGCAGATCCGGGCGATTAAGGCTGCGCCGTTCTCCACCCAGTCATTGATGAGAGTATCGACGAAGGAAATCAATGACTACATTGAAGGCATCACGGAAAGCCGCGGCGCTACGATCACGGCGAAAATCCGAAGCCGCTTGCAAGACGTTTTTCGATCTGCCGAGGCGGCAGGACACATCGAGTTGGGAAAGAATCCAGCCATACCAGTCAAAGCGCCGCCCGTTGATGTGTCGCGCGACCGACTCACGCTTGATGACTTCAATGCCATCGTGGCAAGGACTCGCGAAGATTCGACTCGCTGCTGGGCTGCAAATGCGTTTGAACTGGCGCTGCTCACCGGGCAGCGACTCTCCGACATCGCGGCGATGACTTTCGATCAGGTCAAGGACGGCTTCCTGTGGGTTGAGCCAATTAAGAGTCAGGGCAAGGTGAAGCTCAAAATTCCGGTTCATGTCGGCCTCTCCTCCGTCAAGCTAACAATTGAAGCCGTCATCAAGCGATGCCGTGATTCTGTTGTGTCGAAGCACATGGTGCATTTCATCCATCAGCGCGGCAGCGTCAAACCGGGGCAGAAGGTCTACCACGACACGATCAGCAAGACGTTTGCCGAAATGCGCGACGTTGCCGGTATAACTGGAAGAGAAGGAAGGAATCCGCCATCGTTTCATGAGATTCGATCGCTGGCGATTCGCCTGTATTCCGATGAGTACGGGCCAGCGTTCGCACAGGCGCTCGTCGGCCATACGTCGGCCCAAATGACCGCCCTCTATCGGGACAATCGCGGGCGCGAGTGGACGGAAGTCAAGCTGGCTCAGTCCAAATAA
- a CDS encoding excisionase, translating to MTARLIPVAAWADAVFGEHRPHQNTLLNWIKAGRIRPVPRKVGRGYFCRPDAEYVDPVAEKIERMTSGR from the coding sequence ATGACAGCGAGGCTGATTCCAGTGGCGGCTTGGGCCGACGCGGTATTCGGCGAGCACCGACCGCATCAAAACACATTGCTTAACTGGATCAAGGCTGGACGCATCCGCCCAGTTCCACGCAAAGTAGGAAGAGGGTATTTCTGTCGCCCCGATGCCGAGTACGTTGACCCTGTTGCGGAAAAAATTGAGAGGATGACAAGTGGCCGCTAG
- a CDS encoding MFS transporter — translation MDDSPKSLAGLPSCAIASCQWSMVLWGTASYLCSTAQSADALIAYRVLLGIGMGMEFPVAQTLLSEFVPAAKRGRLIALMDGFWPLGFITAGIVSYFVLPLFGWRTVFALLALPAVFVLVVRRLVPESPRWLEHRGRLAQAERVLAHVEAKVMKSARVSSLPAPSRLVEPACAHGRGPFGEIWSAAYRRRTTMVWLLWFFALLGFYGLTSWLGALLQQAGFAVTQSVFYTVLISLGGIPGFLCAAWLVERWGRKPTCIASLVGGGAMAYAYGQSALFGGSVTLLVCTGLAMQFFLFGMWAVLYTYTPELYGTGARATGSGFASAIGRVGSLIGPYAVGIVLPVFGQGGVFTLGALSFVVAALAVAALGIETKGLALEALASTNAANATAHDAAGAAAN, via the coding sequence TTGGACGACTCCCCTAAAAGCCTTGCTGGCCTGCCGTCCTGTGCCATCGCATCATGCCAGTGGAGCATGGTGCTATGGGGCACGGCGTCATACCTGTGCTCGACCGCGCAGAGCGCCGACGCGCTGATCGCCTATCGCGTGCTGCTCGGCATCGGCATGGGGATGGAGTTCCCGGTCGCGCAGACGCTCTTGTCCGAATTCGTCCCCGCCGCGAAGCGCGGCCGGCTGATCGCGCTGATGGACGGCTTCTGGCCGCTCGGCTTCATCACCGCCGGCATCGTGTCGTACTTCGTGCTGCCGCTGTTCGGCTGGCGCACCGTGTTCGCGCTGCTCGCGCTGCCCGCCGTGTTCGTGCTCGTCGTGCGCCGGCTCGTGCCGGAATCGCCGCGCTGGCTCGAACATCGCGGCCGGCTCGCGCAAGCCGAGCGCGTGCTCGCGCACGTCGAGGCGAAGGTGATGAAGTCCGCGCGCGTATCGAGCCTGCCCGCGCCGTCGCGGCTCGTCGAGCCGGCATGCGCGCACGGCCGCGGCCCGTTCGGCGAGATCTGGAGCGCCGCGTACCGCCGCCGCACGACGATGGTCTGGCTGCTATGGTTCTTCGCGCTGCTCGGCTTCTACGGTCTCACGTCGTGGCTCGGCGCGCTGTTGCAGCAGGCCGGCTTCGCCGTCACGCAATCGGTGTTCTACACCGTGCTGATCTCGCTCGGCGGCATTCCCGGGTTCCTGTGCGCCGCGTGGCTCGTCGAGCGCTGGGGCCGCAAGCCGACCTGCATCGCGTCGCTCGTCGGCGGCGGCGCAATGGCGTACGCGTACGGCCAGAGCGCGCTGTTCGGCGGCAGCGTGACGCTGCTCGTCTGCACCGGGCTCGCGATGCAGTTCTTCCTGTTCGGGATGTGGGCGGTGCTCTACACGTATACGCCGGAGCTCTATGGCACCGGCGCGCGCGCCACCGGCTCGGGTTTCGCGTCGGCGATCGGGCGGGTCGGCTCGCTGATCGGGCCGTACGCGGTCGGCATCGTGCTGCCCGTGTTCGGGCAAGGCGGCGTGTTCACGCTCGGCGCGCTGTCGTTCGTCGTCGCCGCGCTGGCGGTGGCCGCGCTGGGGATCGAGACGAAAGGGCTCGCGCTCGAAGCGCTCGCATCGACGAACGCCGCAAACGCCACCGCGCACGACGCCGCGGGCGCGGCGGCGAACTGA
- a CDS encoding phage regulatory CII family protein, which produces MNILDTAHAVAHNYPGGCESLAPRLGVSPAVLRSKVNPNTGTHKLTLQEAVRIGEVTDNDAILEAWAGERGYALVKLPSAVDCCDAAIVELMGKAWSTHGDVGQEIVKTLEDGRVERHEIERVDHRIFKHAQVLLDISARLRGMAE; this is translated from the coding sequence TTGAACATTCTCGATACGGCGCACGCCGTCGCTCACAACTATCCGGGCGGGTGCGAATCGCTCGCACCGCGCCTCGGTGTATCGCCCGCCGTGCTTCGGAGCAAGGTGAATCCGAACACGGGTACGCACAAGCTCACGCTTCAGGAGGCGGTACGCATTGGCGAGGTGACGGACAACGACGCGATTCTCGAAGCGTGGGCGGGCGAGCGCGGCTACGCGCTCGTGAAGTTGCCGAGCGCCGTTGACTGCTGCGACGCTGCGATCGTCGAGCTGATGGGCAAGGCGTGGTCGACGCACGGCGACGTCGGGCAGGAGATCGTGAAGACGCTCGAAGACGGCCGTGTCGAGCGGCACGAGATCGAGCGCGTGGATCACCGAATCTTCAAGCATGCGCAGGTGCTTCTCGATATCTCCGCGCGGCTGCGCGGCATGGCCGAGTAG
- a CDS encoding sensor histidine kinase, giving the protein MASGIRRLGKTASRWIDFGLWTAAALLLLTAGVGALGTARLFDSEADVHRASEVISGLERLLSLARDMETGQRGYILTGKPDYLQPYEAALPEIRKEFDALAPLVQDDPVQQRRLAALRTLLKRKQDELAATIALRKSEGFDAAQAIVSSDAGKIFMDRARTMVNDMEATVQQQLRALRDRARATRDVAIAVGLASGLLTLVVCVSFGYVMRRLLLVESAASDDLFAQRELLHVTLASIGDGVIATDVDGRITFFNRVAEEMTALAADAVVGQPIEQVLTFRHALTQRVIDNPARVAVERKRIAALPVHTRFVGRGGGELPVDGNAAPTFDANGKLVGAVLVVRDVSERERAEERFRLAVEAAPNAMIMVNREGKIVLVNSQAEKFFDYVRGDMIGQGIDMLVPERFRAGHATHRGAFFGKPDARPMGAGRDLFGLRRDGSEFPVEIGLNPITTSEGAFVLCSITDITARKRAEHELRRRSEELARSNQDLEQFAYVASHDLQEPLRAVAGPLQLLQRRYQGQLDARADEFIGHAVDGATRMQSLIDDLLSYSRVGRLEDARQPVDCERVLDEALRNLSAAIRESGAQITHDRLPIVHGIAAQLVLLFQNLIGNAIKFRSKERIARIHLEADTRDDAWVFRVRDNGIGIDPQYFERIFLIFQRLHTRREYPGTGLGLALCKRIVEHHGGRIAVESEPGRGTTFSFALSRPGAEETR; this is encoded by the coding sequence ATGGCCTCGGGCATCAGGCGGTTGGGGAAAACAGCGTCGCGCTGGATCGACTTCGGCTTGTGGACCGCCGCCGCGCTGCTGCTGCTGACGGCGGGCGTCGGCGCGCTCGGCACGGCCCGTCTGTTCGACAGCGAGGCGGACGTCCATCGCGCGAGCGAAGTGATATCGGGTCTCGAACGGCTGCTGTCGTTGGCCCGAGACATGGAGACGGGGCAGCGCGGATACATCCTGACCGGCAAGCCGGATTATCTTCAGCCTTACGAAGCGGCATTGCCCGAAATCCGCAAGGAGTTCGATGCCCTCGCGCCGCTCGTTCAGGACGACCCCGTCCAGCAGCGGCGTCTCGCGGCGCTGCGCACGCTGCTCAAGAGAAAGCAGGACGAACTCGCGGCGACGATCGCGCTTCGCAAGTCCGAGGGATTCGACGCGGCGCAGGCGATCGTCTCGAGCGATGCGGGCAAGATCTTCATGGACCGCGCGCGGACGATGGTCAACGATATGGAGGCGACCGTCCAGCAGCAACTGAGGGCGCTGCGCGATCGCGCGAGGGCGACGCGCGACGTCGCCATCGCCGTGGGGCTCGCGTCCGGGCTGCTGACGCTCGTCGTGTGCGTGTCGTTCGGCTATGTGATGCGCCGCCTGCTGCTCGTCGAGTCGGCCGCGAGCGACGATCTGTTCGCGCAGCGGGAACTGCTTCACGTGACGCTCGCGAGCATCGGCGACGGCGTGATCGCGACGGACGTCGACGGCCGCATCACGTTCTTCAACCGGGTTGCCGAGGAGATGACCGCGCTTGCCGCCGATGCCGTCGTGGGCCAGCCGATCGAGCAGGTGCTGACGTTTCGGCACGCGTTGACGCAACGCGTGATCGACAATCCGGCGCGCGTCGCGGTGGAGCGCAAACGCATCGCGGCCTTGCCCGTGCATACGCGCTTCGTCGGGCGCGGCGGCGGGGAGTTGCCGGTGGACGGCAATGCCGCGCCGACTTTCGACGCGAACGGCAAGCTCGTCGGCGCGGTGCTCGTCGTGCGCGACGTGTCGGAGCGCGAGCGGGCCGAGGAGCGATTCCGGCTCGCCGTCGAGGCCGCTCCGAACGCGATGATCATGGTGAACCGCGAAGGCAAGATCGTGCTCGTCAACTCGCAAGCGGAGAAATTCTTCGACTACGTGCGCGGCGACATGATCGGACAGGGCATCGACATGCTGGTGCCCGAGCGCTTTCGCGCCGGTCACGCGACGCACCGCGGCGCGTTCTTCGGCAAGCCGGATGCGCGACCGATGGGCGCGGGGCGCGATCTGTTCGGCCTGCGCCGCGATGGCTCCGAATTCCCGGTCGAAATCGGCCTCAATCCGATCACGACTTCGGAGGGCGCGTTCGTGCTGTGCTCGATCACCGACATCACCGCGCGCAAGCGCGCGGAACACGAGCTGCGCCGCAGGAGCGAGGAGCTCGCGCGCTCGAATCAGGATCTCGAACAGTTCGCATACGTCGCGTCTCACGATCTGCAGGAGCCGTTGCGCGCGGTCGCGGGGCCGCTGCAGCTGCTGCAGCGGCGATACCAGGGGCAACTCGACGCGCGGGCCGACGAGTTCATCGGACACGCGGTCGACGGCGCGACGAGGATGCAATCGCTGATCGACGACCTGCTGAGCTACTCACGCGTCGGGCGTCTCGAGGATGCGCGCCAGCCGGTCGATTGCGAGCGCGTGCTCGACGAGGCGCTGCGCAACCTGAGCGCGGCGATTCGCGAATCCGGCGCGCAGATCACGCATGACCGGCTGCCGATCGTGCACGGCATCGCGGCCCAGCTCGTGCTGCTGTTTCAGAACCTGATCGGCAACGCGATCAAGTTCCGCAGCAAGGAGCGCATCGCGCGGATTCATCTGGAAGCGGACACGCGCGACGACGCATGGGTGTTCCGGGTTCGCGACAACGGCATCGGGATCGATCCGCAGTACTTCGAGCGCATCTTCCTGATCTTCCAGCGCCTGCATACGCGGCGCGAATATCCGGGAACGGGGCTCGGGCTCGCGCTCTGCAAGCGGATCGTCGAGCATCATGGCGGCCGCATCGCCGTCGAATCCGAGCCGGGGCGGGGCACGACGTTCTCGTTTGCGCTGTCCCGGCCGGGCGCCGAGGAAACGCGTTGA
- a CDS encoding prohibitin family protein, whose product MFLATGCDNVPAGYVGVKVQRYGDDRGVNVEVKGPGRYFNGPNVDMFIFPTFTQSYVWDRTDKSDESFTFQTVEGLSVNTDIGISYAIPHDNAPKVFQKYRRGVDEITGVYLRAMVRDALNLAGASMAVEDVYGKGKAALQQRVEDEVKANAATVGISVEKVYFVNQMRLPEQVMNSINGKIAATQIAQQKENELRAAEADAAKQVAIAKGEAEALEVKAKALRENNQMLQQMAIEKWDGKLPQYMGANSVPFVQIR is encoded by the coding sequence ATGTTCCTCGCGACCGGCTGCGACAACGTCCCGGCCGGCTATGTCGGCGTGAAGGTGCAGCGCTATGGCGACGACCGGGGCGTCAACGTCGAAGTGAAGGGGCCCGGCCGCTACTTCAACGGACCGAACGTCGACATGTTCATCTTCCCGACGTTCACGCAGTCCTACGTGTGGGACAGAACGGACAAGTCCGACGAGTCGTTCACGTTCCAAACGGTGGAGGGACTGTCAGTCAACACCGACATTGGAATCAGCTACGCGATCCCGCACGACAACGCACCGAAGGTGTTCCAGAAGTACCGTCGCGGCGTCGACGAAATCACGGGTGTCTATCTGCGCGCGATGGTGCGCGACGCACTGAATCTCGCCGGCGCGTCGATGGCCGTCGAGGACGTCTACGGCAAGGGCAAAGCGGCGCTTCAGCAGCGCGTCGAGGACGAGGTAAAGGCAAACGCCGCGACGGTCGGAATCAGCGTCGAGAAGGTCTACTTCGTGAATCAGATGCGTCTCCCCGAGCAGGTTATGAACTCGATCAACGGGAAGATCGCCGCGACACAGATCGCGCAGCAGAAAGAGAACGAACTGCGTGCTGCCGAGGCGGATGCAGCGAAGCAGGTCGCAATCGCCAAGGGCGAAGCCGAAGCGCTCGAAGTGAAAGCGAAAGCACTGCGTGAAAACAACCAGATGCTGCAACAGATGGCGATCGAAAAGTGGGACGGCAAGCTTCCCCAGTACATGGGCGCGAACAGCGTCCCGTTCGTTCAGATCAGGTAA
- a CDS encoding DNA-methyltransferase yields MNWLDRSHRGDCRDLMRAMIADGVKVQTIVTSPPYWGLRSYLPDGHPDKHREIGSEPTLREFINTLVGVFDLARALLADDGTLWLNMGDAYASSGGQTPMRGETFAGRARAKENICLSNRKAGIDGLKVKDLMGQPWRLAFALQDAGWYLRQDIIWHKPNPMPESVRDRCTKAHEYLFLLSKSERYYYDFHAMQEPVSGGAHARSPGNRSHKATNAFAAGDEHHRTKSGLVAYAERQRAAGVNPKAVAVAGWQTGPGAHSTVEHNRGARAKRQKQNESFSAAVTDVVTSRNRRSVWTIPTQSFDGAHFATFPEALVEPCVLAGSRPGDVVFDPFFGSGTTGQVAQRLGRRFIGCELNPDYEPLQRDRLRQPGFVLEVM; encoded by the coding sequence ATGAACTGGCTCGACCGCTCCCACCGCGGCGACTGCCGCGACCTTATGCGCGCGATGATCGCCGATGGCGTGAAGGTGCAGACGATCGTGACGTCGCCGCCGTACTGGGGCCTCCGCTCGTATCTGCCCGACGGTCATCCGGACAAGCATCGCGAGATCGGCAGCGAGCCGACACTGCGCGAGTTCATCAACACGCTGGTCGGCGTGTTCGATCTGGCGCGCGCGCTGCTAGCCGACGATGGCACGCTCTGGCTGAACATGGGCGATGCCTATGCCTCATCGGGCGGACAGACGCCGATGCGCGGAGAGACGTTTGCCGGGCGCGCTCGCGCTAAGGAGAACATCTGCCTGAGCAACAGGAAAGCGGGCATCGACGGTCTGAAGGTCAAAGATCTGATGGGCCAGCCGTGGCGTCTTGCGTTTGCATTGCAGGATGCCGGCTGGTATCTCCGACAGGACATCATCTGGCACAAGCCGAACCCGATGCCCGAGAGCGTGCGCGACCGCTGCACTAAGGCACACGAATATCTGTTTCTGCTTTCGAAGAGCGAGCGCTACTACTACGACTTCCACGCGATGCAGGAGCCTGTGAGCGGTGGTGCTCATGCACGTTCGCCCGGCAATCGGTCACACAAGGCCACAAATGCATTTGCGGCGGGCGACGAGCATCACCGCACGAAAAGCGGACTCGTCGCGTACGCCGAGCGGCAGCGCGCCGCGGGCGTCAATCCGAAAGCTGTAGCGGTCGCCGGTTGGCAGACGGGACCGGGCGCACATTCGACTGTCGAGCACAACCGCGGCGCTCGTGCAAAGCGGCAGAAGCAAAACGAATCGTTCTCGGCAGCCGTCACCGACGTTGTCACGAGTCGAAATCGCCGGAGCGTCTGGACGATCCCGACGCAGTCGTTCGACGGTGCCCACTTTGCAACTTTCCCCGAGGCGCTCGTCGAACCTTGCGTGCTCGCCGGCAGTCGGCCGGGCGACGTCGTGTTCGATCCGTTCTTCGGCAGCGGCACGACCGGACAAGTAGCGCAGCGCCTCGGCCGCCGTTTCATCGGCTGCGAACTCAACCCGGACTATGAGCCGCTGCAGCGCGATCGTCTGCGGCAGCCGGGATTCGTTTTGGAGGTCATGTGA
- a CDS encoding response regulator encodes MIADDRGNFVEILLVEDSPTDVMMTREALEYYKVLNPLQVVEDGVAAMAYLRREGPYASARRPGLIILDLNLPKKSGREVLQELKLDPELSTIPVVILTTSKSEEDVARSYGLHANCYITKPVDFTKFTDVVHSINEFWLSVVTLPPAKP; translated from the coding sequence ATGATTGCCGATGACAGAGGGAATTTCGTCGAGATCCTGCTGGTCGAGGACAGCCCGACCGACGTGATGATGACCAGGGAGGCGCTCGAATACTACAAGGTGCTCAACCCGCTGCAGGTCGTCGAGGACGGCGTCGCGGCGATGGCGTACCTGAGGCGCGAGGGGCCGTACGCGAGCGCGCGGCGGCCGGGCCTCATCATCCTCGATCTCAACCTGCCGAAGAAGAGCGGCCGCGAAGTGCTGCAGGAGCTGAAGCTCGACCCGGAGCTCAGCACGATTCCGGTCGTGATCCTGACGACCTCCAAATCGGAAGAGGACGTCGCGCGATCGTACGGACTGCATGCGAATTGCTATATCACGAAGCCCGTCGACTTCACGAAATTCACGGATGTCGTGCACAGCATCAACGAATTCTGGCTCAGCGTCGTCACGCTGCCGCCCGCCAAGCCATGA
- a CDS encoding hybrid sensor histidine kinase/response regulator has product MSSLAKNVEILLVEDSVTDALLIGEALIDVTEFTPHVVNAELLSAALELAGRAHFDVVLLDLGLPDAHGLDTFRQFHRHVPDVPVLVLTGLDDLSVGLQAIQEGAQDYLLKKRVETPLLSRAIRYAMERHRVAAALSASEERFQLAVSGASAGLWDWNPKTGAMYLSPHFKKIMGYEDHELPDEITGHRESIHPDDRARVLAALKAHLEHRDTYDVEYRVRTRSGDFRWIQSRGQALWNSAGEPYRMVGWIMDVTDRKRDEDALRVSREELRRLSAHIQSIREEEKTRIARELHDDLGQQLTALKMAVTLVDNELKEAGWTSRPSRLPNVYALISQLLDSVRRIAADLRPVMLDDLGLPAAIEWLTHEFAARYRIPVTSRIEADDIAFNRGSATEVFRIVQEALTNVARHSEATEVTLDIIRDEPNCIVRIADNGCGTARDTRPNRHSLGLLGMRERAARLGGEIRIDTAPGRGFALTATLSLAVIEAADST; this is encoded by the coding sequence ATGAGTTCGCTGGCGAAAAACGTCGAGATCCTGCTGGTCGAAGACAGCGTGACCGATGCGCTGCTCATCGGCGAGGCGTTGATCGACGTGACGGAGTTCACGCCGCACGTGGTCAACGCCGAGCTGCTGTCGGCGGCGCTCGAGCTTGCGGGGCGCGCGCATTTCGACGTCGTGCTGCTCGATCTGGGCTTGCCCGATGCGCACGGGCTCGACACGTTTCGCCAGTTCCACCGGCACGTGCCCGACGTTCCCGTGCTCGTGCTGACGGGGCTCGACGATCTGTCCGTCGGGCTGCAGGCGATTCAGGAAGGCGCGCAGGACTATCTGCTGAAGAAGCGGGTGGAGACGCCGCTGCTGAGCCGGGCGATACGCTACGCGATGGAGCGGCACCGCGTCGCCGCGGCGCTTTCGGCGAGCGAGGAACGCTTCCAGCTCGCGGTCAGCGGCGCGAGCGCGGGGCTTTGGGACTGGAATCCGAAGACGGGCGCGATGTATCTGTCGCCGCACTTCAAGAAGATCATGGGCTACGAGGATCATGAGCTGCCCGACGAAATCACGGGGCACCGGGAATCGATTCATCCGGACGATCGCGCGCGCGTGCTCGCCGCGCTGAAGGCTCACCTCGAGCATCGCGACACGTACGACGTCGAATACCGGGTGCGCACGCGCTCGGGCGATTTCCGATGGATTCAGTCGCGCGGACAGGCGCTGTGGAACAGCGCGGGAGAACCGTACCGGATGGTCGGCTGGATCATGGACGTGACCGATCGCAAGCGCGACGAAGACGCGCTGCGGGTGTCGCGCGAGGAGCTGCGCCGCCTGTCGGCCCACATCCAGAGCATTCGCGAGGAGGAGAAAACGCGTATCGCGCGCGAATTGCACGACGACCTGGGGCAGCAATTGACGGCGCTGAAGATGGCCGTCACGCTGGTCGACAACGAACTGAAGGAGGCCGGCTGGACGTCGCGCCCGAGCCGCTTGCCGAACGTCTATGCGCTGATCAGCCAACTGCTCGACTCGGTGCGACGGATCGCGGCGGACCTGCGCCCCGTAATGCTCGACGATCTCGGGCTGCCGGCGGCGATCGAGTGGCTGACGCACGAATTCGCCGCGCGATACCGGATTCCGGTGACGAGCCGCATCGAAGCCGACGACATCGCATTCAACCGCGGCAGCGCGACCGAGGTGTTCCGCATCGTTCAGGAGGCGCTGACCAATGTCGCCCGGCATTCGGAGGCGACCGAGGTCACGCTCGACATCATTCGGGACGAACCGAACTGCATCGTGCGGATTGCCGACAACGGCTGCGGCACCGCGCGCGATACGCGTCCGAACCGGCATTCGCTTGGCCTGCTCGGGATGCGCGAGCGCGCGGCGCGCCTCGGCGGCGAGATCCGGATCGACACCGCGCCCGGCCGGGGATTCGCCTTGACCGCGACGCTGTCGCTCGCCGTGATCGAGGCGGCCGATTCGACCTGA